The Streptomyces kanamyceticus genome window below encodes:
- a CDS encoding TROVE domain-containing protein, translating to MARFNTKSVKALIASPVKSTGRTTHTYEGGTGHLREARSELFLLAVANFVSQQTFYETGDRRDDRFVTLVRRLAVQDPAWTAGLLGWLRGDGNMRTASLVGAAEYVKARLDAHATAGPTGRQVVASVLRRPDEPGEFLGYWTSTYGRNIPKPVKRGVADAVRRLYGEKSLLKYDTASKGYRFGDILNLVHAAPDPDKPWQGPLFRYALDRRHHPETAVPPEGARVLAAHRELMALPVDARRAVVTGPGGAERLAAAGITWEALAGWLQGPMDKAAWEAVIPSMGAMALVRNLRNFDEAGVSDEVAASVAERLADPEAVARSRQFPFRYLAAYRHAPSLRWSYPLERALGHSLTNVPSLPGRTLILVDRSGSMWAPLSNRSQLNRADAAAVFGTAVALRAANADLVQFGTTSDRVKYRAGESVLKVLGRFGDLGGTDTTATVRRFYKKHDRVLIVTDEQAAYNHHGDPTEQVPKDVPVYTWNLAGHRAGHGASGTGNRHVFGGLSDAAFRMVQLLEAGRDADWPWRDAA from the coding sequence ATGGCACGCTTCAACACCAAGTCCGTCAAGGCGCTCATCGCCTCTCCCGTGAAGTCGACGGGCCGCACCACGCACACGTATGAGGGCGGCACCGGACATCTGCGCGAGGCGCGCTCCGAACTCTTCCTGCTCGCGGTCGCCAACTTCGTGTCCCAGCAGACCTTTTACGAGACCGGTGACCGCCGCGATGACCGCTTCGTCACGCTCGTGCGCCGCCTCGCCGTCCAGGACCCGGCGTGGACCGCGGGCCTGCTCGGCTGGCTGCGCGGCGACGGCAACATGCGCACGGCCTCCCTCGTCGGCGCCGCCGAGTACGTCAAGGCACGCCTCGACGCGCACGCCACGGCAGGGCCCACGGGCCGTCAGGTCGTCGCCTCCGTACTGCGCCGCCCCGACGAGCCCGGCGAGTTCCTCGGCTACTGGACGTCGACGTACGGCCGGAACATCCCCAAGCCCGTCAAGCGCGGCGTCGCCGACGCGGTGCGCCGCCTCTACGGCGAGAAGTCGCTCCTGAAGTACGACACCGCGTCCAAGGGCTACCGCTTCGGCGACATCCTCAACCTGGTGCACGCGGCCCCCGACCCGGACAAGCCGTGGCAGGGCCCCCTCTTCCGGTACGCCCTGGACCGGCGCCACCACCCGGAGACGGCCGTGCCGCCCGAGGGCGCGCGCGTGCTCGCCGCGCACCGGGAGCTGATGGCGCTGCCCGTCGACGCGCGGCGCGCGGTGGTCACCGGGCCCGGTGGCGCCGAGCGGCTCGCCGCCGCGGGCATCACCTGGGAGGCCCTCGCGGGCTGGCTGCAAGGGCCGATGGACAAGGCGGCCTGGGAAGCCGTGATCCCGTCGATGGGCGCCATGGCGCTGGTCCGCAACCTGCGCAACTTCGACGAGGCGGGCGTCTCGGACGAGGTCGCCGCGAGTGTCGCGGAGCGGCTCGCGGACCCCGAAGCCGTCGCGCGGTCGCGGCAGTTCCCCTTCCGCTACCTCGCCGCGTACCGGCACGCGCCGTCGCTGCGCTGGTCGTACCCGCTGGAGCGGGCGCTCGGCCACTCGCTGACGAACGTCCCTTCGCTGCCGGGGCGCACGCTGATCCTGGTCGACCGCTCGGGCTCGATGTGGGCGCCGCTCTCGAACCGCTCGCAGCTCAACCGGGCCGACGCGGCGGCGGTCTTCGGCACGGCCGTCGCACTGCGGGCGGCCAACGCGGACCTGGTCCAGTTCGGCACCACCAGCGACCGGGTGAAGTACCGCGCGGGGGAGTCCGTCCTGAAGGTCCTCGGCCGCTTCGGCGACCTCGGCGGCACCGACACCACCGCGACGGTGCGCCGCTTCTACAAGAAGCACGACCGGGTCCTGATCGTCACCGACGAGCAGGCGGCGTACAACCACCACGGCGACCCGACCGAGCAGGTGCCGAAGGACGTGCCCGTCTACACCTGGAACCTGGCGGGTCACCGCGCGGGCCACGGCGCGTCCGGCACGGGCAACCGCCATGTCTTCGGCGGCCTTTCGGACGCGGCGTTCCGCATGGTGCAGCTGCTCGAGGCGGGGCGCGATGCCGACTGGCCGTGGCGGGACGCGGCCTGA
- a CDS encoding 1-aminocyclopropane-1-carboxylate deaminase, protein MSAPLDTYQRYPLLFGPSPVHPLERLTHHLGGATLWAKREDCNSGIAYGGNKTRKLEYLVADALAQGCDTLVSIGGVQSNHTRQVAAVAARAGLKCVLIQESWVDWPDSGYDKVGNIQLSRLAGADVRLVRAGFGIGVKESWERAVREVEEAGGRPYAIPAGCSEHRLGGLGFAQWAYELVEQERDLGVFFDTVVVCSVTGSTQAGMVAGCAALAEEGNRPRRILGIDASAEPDRTREQITRIARSTADLIGVSRDVAADVELDERYHAGTYGLPDEATLDAMRLAARTEGMVTDPVYEGKSMAGLVDLVARGEIPRDATVLYAHLGGQPALNAYSSLF, encoded by the coding sequence GTGTCCGCACCCCTCGACACCTACCAGCGCTATCCGCTCCTCTTCGGGCCCTCGCCCGTGCACCCCCTGGAGCGGCTCACCCACCACCTCGGCGGCGCCACGCTCTGGGCCAAGCGGGAGGACTGCAACTCCGGCATCGCGTACGGCGGGAACAAGACCAGGAAGCTGGAGTACCTGGTCGCCGACGCCCTCGCGCAGGGCTGCGACACGCTCGTGTCGATCGGCGGCGTCCAGTCCAACCACACCCGCCAGGTCGCCGCGGTGGCGGCCCGCGCCGGGCTCAAGTGCGTGCTGATCCAGGAGAGCTGGGTCGACTGGCCCGACTCCGGCTACGACAAGGTCGGCAACATCCAGCTCAGCAGGCTCGCGGGCGCCGACGTGCGCCTGGTGCGGGCCGGGTTCGGCATCGGCGTCAAGGAGAGCTGGGAGCGGGCGGTGCGCGAGGTCGAGGAGGCGGGCGGCAGGCCGTACGCGATACCGGCGGGCTGCTCCGAACACCGGCTCGGCGGCCTCGGCTTCGCGCAGTGGGCGTACGAACTCGTCGAGCAGGAAAGGGACCTGGGGGTCTTCTTCGACACCGTCGTGGTCTGCTCGGTCACCGGATCCACGCAGGCAGGCATGGTCGCGGGCTGCGCCGCGCTCGCCGAGGAGGGGAACAGGCCGCGGCGGATCCTCGGCATCGACGCCTCCGCCGAGCCGGACCGCACCCGCGAGCAGATCACCAGGATCGCCCGCTCCACGGCGGACCTCATCGGCGTGTCCCGGGACGTGGCGGCGGACGTCGAGCTGGACGAGCGCTATCACGCGGGCACCTACGGCCTCCCCGACGAGGCGACCCTCGACGCGATGCGCCTGGCCGCGCGGACGGAGGGCATGGTGACCGATCCGGTCTACGAGGGGAAGTCGATGGCGGGCCTCGTCGACCTGGTGGCCAGGGGTGAGATCCCGCGCGATGCGACCGTGCTCTACGCCCATCTCGGCGGGCAGCCCGCCCTCAACGCCTACAGCTCGCTGTTCTGA
- a CDS encoding CarD family transcriptional regulator, with product MTRPPGSRRHLPNSPFNVPAPPAPPVEQFAVGDRVSHDQYGLGRIVGVEGEDAVVIDFAGRQGRFLSPYPKLAKL from the coding sequence ATGACGAGGCCCCCCGGCTCGCGCCGCCACCTGCCGAACAGTCCCTTCAACGTGCCCGCTCCGCCCGCACCACCCGTAGAGCAGTTCGCCGTGGGCGACCGGGTCTCCCACGACCAGTACGGACTCGGGAGGATCGTCGGCGTCGAGGGAGAGGACGCGGTGGTCATCGACTTCGCCGGACGCCAGGGACGTTTCCTGAGCCCCTACCCGAAGCTGGCCAAGCTCTGA
- a CDS encoding TerD family protein gives MTPGSNIPLTAARVAVDVAAPVRLDVSGLLLTADGKVRSDDDFIFFNQPSGPGVTYQSGGGTTPDKVTVDTAAVPPGIEKIVVTASPDAAGQTFQGVEPTATIRNADDGSVLATFTPPQLGAETALVIVEIYLRNGAWKARAVGQGYSNGLAGIATDFGVSVEEPAPAAPAAAPAAPAPPMAPPVGQPVQGPPPPVADPRLAAPPAPAAPPAAPAPGAGKINLDKGRVSLQKNQTVSLVKGGRPLLSQVKMGLGWEPAFRGKDIDLDASVIAYGPNRNHIDSCYFGKLSIVNGAIKHSGDNLTGEGGGDDEVIVVDLGRIPQEVTGLVFTVNSFSGQKFTEVAKAYCRLIDAATGEELVRFDLTNAEAQTGVMMAKLIKQFTGEWEMTAMGQFVKSRTVRGMVKPSAQAL, from the coding sequence ATGACCCCCGGCTCGAACATCCCGCTGACCGCCGCCCGCGTGGCGGTGGACGTCGCCGCCCCCGTGCGGCTCGACGTATCGGGCCTGCTGCTCACCGCCGACGGCAAGGTGCGCTCCGACGACGACTTCATCTTCTTCAACCAGCCCTCGGGCCCCGGTGTGACCTACCAGTCCGGCGGCGGCACGACCCCCGACAAGGTCACCGTGGACACGGCCGCCGTGCCGCCCGGCATCGAGAAGATCGTCGTGACCGCGAGCCCGGACGCGGCGGGCCAGACCTTCCAGGGCGTCGAGCCCACGGCCACCATTCGCAACGCGGACGACGGCTCGGTGCTCGCCACCTTCACCCCGCCGCAGCTCGGCGCCGAGACGGCCCTGGTGATCGTCGAGATCTACCTGCGCAACGGCGCGTGGAAGGCCCGCGCCGTCGGCCAGGGGTACTCCAACGGCCTCGCCGGGATCGCCACGGACTTCGGCGTCTCGGTGGAGGAGCCCGCCCCGGCCGCTCCCGCCGCCGCTCCCGCCGCTCCGGCGCCCCCGATGGCACCCCCGGTGGGCCAGCCCGTGCAGGGCCCCCCGCCGCCCGTCGCGGACCCGCGCCTGGCCGCCCCGCCCGCGCCCGCCGCGCCGCCCGCCGCCCCCGCGCCCGGCGCCGGAAAGATCAACCTGGACAAGGGCCGGGTCAGCCTCCAGAAGAACCAGACGGTGTCCCTGGTCAAGGGCGGCCGCCCGCTGCTCTCGCAGGTCAAGATGGGCCTCGGCTGGGAGCCCGCGTTCCGCGGCAAGGACATCGACCTGGACGCCTCCGTCATCGCGTACGGCCCGAACCGCAACCACATCGACAGCTGCTACTTCGGCAAGCTCTCGATCGTGAACGGCGCGATCAAGCACTCCGGCGACAACCTCACGGGCGAGGGCGGCGGTGACGACGAGGTGATCGTCGTCGACCTCGGCCGGATCCCCCAGGAGGTCACGGGCCTGGTCTTCACGGTGAACTCGTTCTCGGGACAGAAGTTCACCGAGGTCGCCAAGGCGTACTGCCGTCTGATCGACGCGGCGACCGGCGAGGAGCTGGTCCGCTTCGACCTGACCAACGCAGAGGCGCAGACCGGCGTGATGATGGCGAAGCTGATCAAGCAGTTCACCGGCGAGTGGGAGATGACCGCGATGGGACAGTTCGTGAAGTCCCGCACGGTGCGCGGCATGGTGAAGCCCTCGGCGCAGGCGCTGTAA
- a CDS encoding zinc-dependent alcohol dehydrogenase family protein has translation MKAAIVESVGKVVVGEVPDPTPGPRDVVVEVAACGLCGTDLHIRQGEFAPTLPVVPGHEFAGTVAALGRDVRDLAIGDRVAVDPSLHCHECRYCRAGRGNLCERWAAIGVTTAGGAAQYALAPAANCVRLPDHVRTQDAALIEPLSCAVRGYDVLQARLGAHVLIYGSGTMGLMMLELAKRTGAASVDVVDLNPERLATAKHLGVSASAAGPDELDRPEGWDVVIDATGNAAAIQDGLGRVAKAGTFLQFGVSDYATRVSIDPYRIYNQEITITGSMAVLHSYERAAELFAGGVLDPDVFISDRLPLDSYPQALDRFASGAGRKIVVVP, from the coding sequence ATGAAGGCCGCGATCGTCGAGTCGGTGGGCAAAGTCGTCGTCGGCGAGGTGCCCGACCCCACGCCAGGACCCCGCGATGTCGTCGTGGAGGTCGCCGCGTGCGGCCTGTGCGGCACCGATCTGCACATCCGCCAGGGCGAGTTCGCCCCGACCCTCCCCGTGGTGCCGGGGCACGAGTTCGCGGGCACCGTCGCCGCGCTCGGCCGTGACGTGCGCGATCTCGCGATCGGCGACCGCGTCGCCGTGGACCCGTCCCTGCACTGTCACGAGTGTCGGTACTGTCGGGCCGGGCGCGGCAACCTCTGCGAGCGGTGGGCCGCGATCGGGGTGACCACCGCGGGCGGCGCCGCCCAGTACGCCCTGGCGCCCGCCGCCAACTGCGTCCGGCTGCCCGATCACGTACGCACCCAGGACGCGGCCCTCATCGAACCGCTCTCCTGCGCGGTGCGCGGCTACGACGTCCTCCAGGCCAGGCTCGGCGCACACGTCCTGATCTACGGCTCGGGCACGATGGGCCTGATGATGCTGGAACTGGCCAAGCGGACCGGCGCCGCCTCCGTCGACGTGGTCGACCTCAACCCCGAGCGGCTCGCCACGGCGAAGCACCTCGGCGTCTCCGCCTCCGCGGCCGGGCCCGACGAACTCGACAGGCCCGAGGGCTGGGACGTGGTGATCGACGCGACGGGCAACGCCGCGGCGATCCAGGACGGTCTCGGCCGGGTCGCCAAGGCGGGCACGTTCCTGCAGTTCGGCGTCTCGGACTACGCGACGCGGGTCAGCATCGACCCGTACCGCATCTACAACCAGGAGATCACCATCACCGGCTCGATGGCGGTACTGCACAGCTACGAGCGGGCCGCCGAGCTGTTCGCGGGAGGGGTGCTCGACCCGGACGTCTTCATCAGCGACCGGCTGCCGCTCGACTCCTACCCGCAGGCGCTCGACCGGTTCGCCTCCGGGGCGGGGCGGAAGATCGTCGTGGTGCCGTAA
- a CDS encoding carbohydrate ABC transporter permease — MKSPAKSPSKSPVKGRALGLVAWLAGILFFLPIAWMALTSFHSEQDAATNPPSLAASLTLDGYRDFFGAGGGASPWPSLINSAVASVVSTLFVLVLALPASYALSIRPVKKWTDVLFFFLSTKMLPVVAGLLPLYLFAKNTGLLDNIWLLVILYTSMNLPIAVWMMQSFLSEVPKAIIEAAQIDGARLPTILARVVAPIALPGIAATSLICFIFSWNELLFARVLSGVVAQTAPVFLTGFITSQGLFLAKVCAASLVISLPVLAAGFAAQDKLVQGLSLGAVK, encoded by the coding sequence TTGAAGTCCCCCGCGAAGTCCCCCTCGAAGTCCCCCGTGAAGGGGCGGGCGCTCGGTCTGGTGGCCTGGCTCGCCGGGATCCTGTTCTTCCTGCCCATCGCGTGGATGGCCCTGACGTCCTTCCACTCGGAGCAGGACGCCGCCACCAACCCGCCCTCGCTCGCCGCCTCGCTCACCCTGGACGGCTACCGCGACTTCTTCGGGGCGGGCGGCGGCGCGAGCCCCTGGCCCTCGCTGATCAACTCGGCGGTGGCGTCGGTCGTCTCGACGCTGTTCGTGCTCGTGCTCGCGCTGCCCGCCTCGTACGCCCTGTCCATCAGGCCCGTGAAGAAGTGGACGGACGTCCTCTTCTTCTTCCTCTCGACGAAGATGCTGCCGGTCGTGGCGGGCCTGCTGCCCCTCTACCTCTTCGCCAAGAACACCGGCCTGCTCGACAACATCTGGCTGCTCGTCATCCTCTACACCTCGATGAACCTGCCGATCGCGGTGTGGATGATGCAGTCGTTCCTCTCCGAGGTGCCCAAGGCGATCATCGAGGCCGCGCAGATCGACGGGGCGCGCCTGCCGACCATCCTCGCGCGCGTGGTGGCCCCCATCGCGCTGCCCGGGATCGCCGCGACCTCGCTGATCTGCTTCATCTTCAGCTGGAACGAACTGCTCTTCGCCCGGGTGCTCAGCGGCGTCGTCGCCCAGACCGCACCCGTCTTCCTGACCGGCTTCATCACCAGCCAGGGCCTGTTCCTGGCGAAGGTGTGCGCCGCGTCGCTCGTGATCTCCCTGCCGGTGCTCGCCGCGGGGTTCGCCGCCCAGGACAAGCTGGTCCAGGGCCTGTCGTTGGGAGCTGTGAAATGA